A genomic stretch from bacterium includes:
- a CDS encoding PaaI family thioesterase — MSSPSGVREFFASVPFNRFLDFELVACDERSCVVTMPVREEFRQEGGVVQGGLVAAFADTASAYAFVSSLGQDETMTGVEFKVNFLEPARLENGALEAVAQVVRRGRRLGVSEVRVSQSGRTVLTGLFTYLFKKR, encoded by the coding sequence ATGAGCTCACCGAGCGGGGTGCGAGAGTTCTTCGCCAGCGTACCGTTCAACCGGTTCCTGGACTTCGAGCTGGTTGCGTGCGACGAAAGGAGCTGTGTCGTGACCATGCCGGTGCGCGAGGAGTTTCGGCAGGAGGGAGGTGTGGTGCAAGGAGGCCTGGTAGCAGCCTTTGCCGACACCGCATCGGCCTACGCCTTCGTGTCGAGTCTCGGCCAAGACGAGACCATGACCGGAGTCGAGTTCAAGGTCAATTTTCTCGAGCCCGCGAGACTCGAGAACGGAGCCCTGGAGGCGGTGGCCCAGGTAGTGCGGCGTGGACGTCGTCTGGGGGTCTCCGAGGTGCGTGTCTCTCAGAGCGGCAGGACGGTCCTGACCGGGCTGTTTACCTATCTTTTCAAGAAGCGCTGA
- a CDS encoding 4Fe-4S dicluster domain-containing protein, translated as MSYVITEKCLGERYATCVEVCPVDCIHPGEYEHEGDYGNEFMVIDPDACIDCSLCKPECPIDAIVETEAEDPEWAEINRKLALDDGWNEHDPVEPRARDDEPHRPDVNEIVNP; from the coding sequence ATGTCATACGTCATCACCGAAAAATGTCTGGGCGAGCGTTACGCGACCTGTGTGGAGGTCTGCCCCGTCGACTGCATCCATCCGGGCGAATACGAGCACGAAGGAGACTACGGCAACGAGTTCATGGTCATCGATCCGGATGCCTGCATCGACTGTAGCCTCTGCAAGCCCGAGTGCCCGATCGACGCGATCGTCGAGACCGAGGCAGAAGATCCGGAATGGGCTGAGATCAACCGCAAACTGGCTCTGGACGACGGCTGGAACGAGCACGATCCGGTCGAGCCGAGAGCCCGCGACGACGAACCGCATCGCCCCGACGTGAACGAGATCGTCAATCCGTAG